Proteins from one Oncorhynchus tshawytscha isolate Ot180627B linkage group LG16, Otsh_v2.0, whole genome shotgun sequence genomic window:
- the LOC112241425 gene encoding uncharacterized protein LOC112241425 translates to MRAMTRSENIPLEEEMVSILDRCGPALTYVLHSKFGCTAVLHGVDAGAMKFKKPVFKQETVHSDSRDARKSVPPFIELCGAYHETLREARRWYLDALYPASKNVITIHNNFIQHFGQREFEELLSLQTKREVSIEENFKDGRFGLTIQGASRGFKAAVLEVEALCCKVQEDFAKEELSLMGLQSPISSSRKPVDDNSSDYKERQQHFAGFQIVRVEKVENKDLKQVFDLRKRQMQVSTSSQRMYQRLPVQFCDLLSRVGFQMEFTPPDEQNLGEGIYFSSSVHGAERLWKGSADQEYLYFIEAQVLTGKSIVGCPGLIVPPPFARDPLTLYDSVKGGGDTWVVFNGHQALPEYLITCNKPTYVKPHALFNWGKAKKPQKNEDIVIEGLEVDPAVFHVSSKVDRWIKDLNLKEPESSSIPQDAVYQYKSHHHRIHDMRIMDLNLKEPESSSIPHDAVYQSKSHHHRIHDMRIEEMLRKARDQKSFNRNITAPSNMVDWQQQPGGQSQRFHPIHNSHLQQALDRKQPRVEVSAWRKMYTFTLPDRAANNTSGNSPKSRQIDKLAAQPIESLPRHWDAMPANTSCLSCLIQPGSPEHNEVLNLFRATCPNKVIQIERIQNPTLWRSLQIKKHDMELRNGHQKNEKRLFHGTCHTTINHINNHGFNRSFAGKNATAFGNGTYFAVGASYSARSTYSRPDRQGQKYMYLCRVLTGDFTAGRHGMTVPPAKSTTTVELYNSVTDNPSGPSMFVIFHDNQAYPEYLITFF, encoded by the exons ATGAGAGCAATGACCAGGTCAGAGAACATCCctctggaggaggagatggtgagcATCCTGGATCGATGCGGACCAGCTCTGACATATGTCCTACATAGCAAGTTTGGATGTACTGCTGTGCTCCATGGTGTTGATGCCGGTGCAATGAAGTTCAAGAAGCCAG TATTTAAGCAGGAAACTGTCCATTCCGACTCCAGAGATGCAAGGAAAAGTGTTCCACCGTTTATTGAGCTCTGTGGGGCCTATCATGAGACATTGAGGGAGGCCAGACGCTGGTATTTGGATGCTTTGTACCCTGCCTCGAAGAATGTAATCACCATTCACAACAATTTCATCCAGCACTTTGGCCAGAGGGAGTTTGAAGAGCTTCTTTCCCTTCAGACCAAGAGGGAAGTTTCCATCGAGGAGAACTTTAAAGATGGCCGCTTTGGATTGACCATCCAGGGGGCTTCAAGAGGGTTCAAAGCTGCTGTGTTAGAGGTGGAAGCCCTGTGCTGCAAAGTCCAAGAGGATTTTGCAAAGGAAGAGTTGAGTTTAATGGGCCTGCAATCTCCCATCAGTTCATCAAGGAAGCCTGTAGATGACAACAGTTCTGACTATAAAGAGAGACAGCAACATTTTGCCGGATTTCAAATTGTCAGG GTTGAGAAGGTGGAGAACAAAGATCTGAAGCAGGTCTTTGACCTTAGGAAGAGGCAGATGCAGGTGTCTACCTCTTCTCAGCGAATGTACCAACGCTTGCCTGTGCAATTCTGTGACCTGCTCAGCAGAGTGGGCTTTCAGATGGAGTTTACACCACCTGATG AGCAAAATCTGGGAGAGGGGATCTACTTCAGCAGCAGTGTCCATGGAGCAGAGAGGCTGTGGAAGGGCTCAGCTGACCAGGAGTACCTGTACTTCATTGAGGCACAGGTGCTGACTGGCAAGTCAATTGTTGGCTGTCCAGGTCTCATCGTGCCACCTCCCTTTGCCAGAGACCCACTCACCTTGTATGACAGTGTGAAAGGAGGCGGAGACACCTGGGTCGTCTTCAATGGTCACCAGGCTCTACCTGAATATCTGATCACCTGCAATAAGCCTACATACGTAAAACCTCATG CATTGTTCAACTGGGGTAAAGCTAAAAAGCCACAAAAGAATGAGGACATTGTCATCGAGGGCCTGGAAGTGGATCCGGCTGTCTTCCACGTTTCTTCCAAAGTGGATCGTTGGATCAAGGACCTGAACCTAAAGGAACCAGAGAGCAGCAGCATCCCACAGGACGCTGTCTACCAGTACAAATCCCACCACCACCGCATCCATGACATGAGAATCATGGACCTGAACCTAAAGGAACCAGAGAGCAGCAGCATCCCACACGACGCTGTCTACCAGTCCAAATCCCACCACCACCGCATCCATGACATGAGAATCGAGGAGATGCTGAGGAAGGCCAGGGACCAAAAGTCCTTCAACAGGAACATTACAGCGCCTAGCAACATGGTGGATTGGCAGCAGCAGCCAGGGGGACAGTCCCAGAGATTCCACCCCATCCATAACTCCCATCTGCAGCAGGCACTGGACAGGAAGCAGCCGCGCGTGGAGGTCTCTGCCTGGAGGAAAATGTACACGTTCACCCTGCCTGACAGGGCTGCTAACAACACAAGTGGAAACAGCCCCAAAAGCAGACAAATCGACAAGTTAGCAG CTCAACCTATTGAGAGTCTCCCTCGACATTGGGATGCCATGCCAGCCAACACGTCCTGCCTGTCCTGCCTCATCCAGCCAGGAAGCCCAGAGCACAATGAAGTTTTAAACCTGTTCCGAGCCACCTGCCCCAACAAAGTTATACAG ATTGAGAGGATCCAGAACCCAACCCTGTGGAGGAGTCTCCAGATCAAGAAACACGACATGGAGCTCAGGAACGGTCACCAGAAGAATGAGAAGAGGCTCTTCCATGGAACGTGCCACACAACCATCAATCACATCAACAACCATGGCTTCAATCGGAGCTTTGCTGGGAAAAATG CTACAGCATTTGGAAACGGCACCTACTTTGCTGTTGGTGCCAGTTACTCTGCCAGAAGCACATACTCAAGACCGGATCGCCAGGGGCAGAAGTATATGTACCTCTGTCGAGTTCTGACTGGCGATTTCACTGCAGGACGACATGGGATGACAGTTCCTCCAGCTAAAAGCACCACGACTGTTGAACTCTACAACAGCGTGACAGACAACCCATCAGGACCATCTATGTTTGTCATTTTCCATGACAACCAGGCATACCCTGAGTACTTGATCACATTCTTCTAG